The genome window TTGGTCCTAATGGGGCAGGAAAGACGACAGTTTTTAATTTGCTAACTGGTGTTATCAAAGCAACATCAGGGAGTGTTACCTTAGAAGGGAAAAATTTGACGAACAAAGCTCCCCATGTGATTACATCACATGGAATTGTTCGTACCTTTCAAAATTTGAGGCTAATGAAGGGACTTTCTCTTTTAGAAAATATGAAAATAGCCTTTCACGTTTCTCTTGATTATGGTTATAAAGATGCTTTTTTCTTTTCCTCTCGTTATAAGAAAGAGGAGAAAGAAATAGAAGAATCCATATTTCAGACTCTGGCTATGCTTCATATGGAAGACCATGCCTCTATTTCAGTTGATGATTTACCTTATGGCGTTCAAAAAAAGGCCGAGTTGGCCAGGGCTCTTCTCTTTAAACCACAAGTTCTTTTGTTGGACGAACCGGCCGCAGGCTTAAATCCTACGGAAACAGACGAGATTATAGAGATCATACAGTCAATTCACGAGCATTCTCAAATGGGAATCATTATTGTAG of Aminobacterium sp. MB27-C1 contains these proteins:
- a CDS encoding ABC transporter ATP-binding protein, giving the protein MLKVDNLTKSFGGLCAVNNLSFSLNKKELLGLIGPNGAGKTTVFNLLTGVIKATSGSVTLEGKNLTNKAPHVITSHGIVRTFQNLRLMKGLSLLENMKIAFHVSLDYGYKDAFFFSSRYKKEEKEIEESIFQTLAMLHMEDHASISVDDLPYGVQKKAELARALLFKPQVLLLDEPAAGLNPTETDEIIEIIQSIHEHSQMGIIIVEHNMKVVMGMSERILVMNQGALIAEGIPSEIQNNEEVITAYLGQKAWKKQAVQAEKGEEVC